ACAGCCGTACTGACCGCCAACCCATCCGTGACGAATACGGTAACCGTGTCTGTAAGCAAAGCCATGCCAGTTCCTGTTCTGATTGAACTTCAGGCAGCGCCGTCTGCTGTGAATACCGGAGATGAAGTATCCATCACAGGGACCGTCTCAGGTAGCGACAATCTTCCGGTCTCCGGCCTGGAGGTGGGACTCACGGCTTCCTCCGGCAGCCTTGAGCCTGCTCATGCTATAACGGATGCTTACGGCCGGTTCAGCGCAGTATTTACAGCACCGTCTACACCTGGAGAAGTGACGGTTACGGCAATTTTGAGCGCGTATCCGTCCATTACGGGAAGAATTAACGTTTCGGTTAACGAGCGTTCGGGTGGCGGAAATGGCGGTGATCCGGGAGGCGGAACACCAACGTCTCCGTCAGTACCAGTGCCGCCGGTTATTGTTGGAACGCCTACTAAGCCGAATGAGGGCCCTCAAGCCTCGGCTAATCCTCCGGTGATTGGTCCATCTCTCACCGATATTGCCGGACATTGGGCCGAGGCCAGTATCCGGGAAGCTGTTCAGCTGGGCATCATTACAGGCTATCCGAACGGCTCTTTCCAGCCTAACCGCAACGTGACCCGTGCTGAATTCACGGTGATGCTGGCGAAGGCGCTGAAGCTTCAGAACGCAGAAGCAGCGTTGCACTTCAAGGACAGTGACCGGATCGGTTCGTGGGCCAAGACAGCCGTTGCGCAGGCCGCAGCCCTGGGAATCATCCAGGGCGATAACAACAGCAACTTCCGTCCAGATGCACCTGTAACCAGAGCGGAAATGGCTGTCATGCTGGCAAGAGCATTACAGCTGGCTCCCGTTGCCCGCTCCGCTGGATTCACGGATGACCGCGACATCCCGGCTTGGGCGGTTGGAGCGGCAGCCGAGATGAAGAAGTCAGGACTGATGCAAGGCAAAGGCAATAACAGCTTCTTTCCGAAGGATGCCGCAACGCGGGCAGAGACGGTTACGGTTTTGCTGCGGATGCTGGAGGCTAAGAAGTAAGACATCAGACCCAAAAATAAAAACCAGCTGTCCAAAAGTGACAGCTGGTTTTTATTGTGGGAATCATGAATGCGAAAAACAGCATATATTTGCTGGCGCGCAGGCGTGTGGCCTGAATGTATGCGAAAAACAGTATACATTTTACTGATGCGTAGGCATGTAGCCCGAATATATGCGAAAAACAGTATATATTTGCTGACGCGCAGGCGTGCGGCCTGAATGTATGTGAAAAACAGTATACATTTGCTGACGCGCAGGTAATATCTCATCGCTGTGAACAACGTTCTGTTGCGGAGCGTCCCCCTCCCCTAAGTGCTCACGCTGAATCTACTCCAGCCTAAAGAGCTATCCTAAGCATCCGTTTCGCTTCTGGGACAGCTCCTTTGAATATTCAATGAACAAGTAACATTTTTCAGAAAAATTACTGGAGTTGATTAAAATTTTAGATTAAACTGTTGCTATACTTTTTAATAAGATAGGGGATAGCAAGCTGGAAGATGTATTATTTCATCAGACTGTCGCGGAGCTGTTAGCTCTTTCCGGCAGTAACGTAAAGGTAACCATTGAACCCAGGTTTCAGAAGAACCGGCTGGTCGGCGGTAAATATCATTTAGCCAGTCATACGGTTTATCTATATAAAGAAGAGATTGTCAGACAATGCAATGAACTCTTCGGTTCACCTTGCCGGTTGAAGGAATACATTGCAGTGATATTGGCCCATGAGCTGGGTCATGCTGAAGACCCGGAGCTGGAGCAGCTCGCCGCTGCGCTGGATGGCCCCCTCACTGGAAGGCAAGAAGCCGAAATCCGGCTGAGGATAGAGGAGAATGCGTGGGCGTATGCTGTTTCTTTGCTGAGGGAAGCAGACTCTTCATTTTTGCACATCATTATGGAAGAATCCCTCTTCAGTTACCGGGACCAACTGGACCGGTTCCTGATCGCTTAATTTCAAATATAAGGCCAAGCTCTCTTCTGAGAACCTGGCCTTATATTCATGTTTCATATATTTAGCTAATGCCTGGTGATCTCTTAATTATTGTCACGTTGACGGGCCCGCGCTTCTCCGCCTTTGCGTCCCGCTTCCTCACGGCTCATCTTGCCGTCGTCTCCGCTATTGCCGACTGAGCCGCCTGAATTGCTGCGGCTGCGTGCTTCTCCGCCTTTTTCGCCAATTTCCTGATAGAACTCACGGTCATGATTTCTTGATGTGGCTTCTCCACCCTTACGTCCCGCTTCTTCGCGGCTCATCTTCTGATCGTTCTGGTTGTTCTGTGCCATTTCGAATTCGCTCCTTTTCGGGTATTGAATATTTTTTGTTGCACTCTTACTTTACCCACACCTCTGGGTATGAAACGTAGATTTTGAGAATCCGTCACGAAAAAACTCGATAGATTGATGTCTTTCACAGGATCATGGATGCTGCTGTATCATAGGACCGTATGTTCGTAAAAAAAGGGTTTGATTCCTTCAAATTTGGTATATAATAAAGCTTATTGCCCAGCTTGTTCCAGGGGGATTTACATGAGGAGGAATCACTTATGGCAACCATCCATCAGAGAATCATTCCGCATATCTGGTATGACAAAGAGGCGGTAGCTGCGGCTCATTTTTACGCGTCGGTGTTCCCGGAATCCCGGGTTACGAATGTTACCACCCTTCATGACACGCCTTCGGGTGACTGCGATCAGGTTTCTTTTGAAATTTGGGGGCAGAAGTTTATGGGGATTAGTGCAGGCCCGTATTTTAAGCTGAATCCGTCCGTATCCTTCTTCGTTAACTTTGACCCGTCACGGGATGAGAATGCGGCACAGCAGCTGGATGAGATCTGGGACAAGCTGTCCGAGGGGGGAACTGCATTAATGCCTCTTGGCGAGTATCCCTTCAGTAAGCGGTATGGCTGGATTCAGGATCGGTATGGTGTGTCCTGGCAGCTGATTCTTACGAATCCGGAAGGGGAGGAACGGCCGGCTATCATCCCATCGTTGTTATTTGTCGGGGATCAGTGCGGCAAGGCAGAAGAGGCGATGTCCTTCTATCAATCCGTCTTCAATGATACACGGCAAGGGCTTGTAGCCCGTTATCCTGCCGGAATGGAGCCTGACCAGGAAGGAACGGTGATGTTCGCCGACTTCATGCTGGAGAATCTGTGGTTTACCGTAATGGATAGTGCGCATAATCATCAATTCAGCTTCAATGAAGCAATCTCCTTCATGGTGAAATGCGACTCGCAGGAAGAGATCGATCACTACTGGGATAAGCTGTCTGCGGTTCCGGAAGCGGAGCAATGCGGCTGGCTCAAAGACAAGTTCGGGATATCCTGGCAGATCGTTCCTGGTGGGATGGACGAGATGATGAAGCAGGGTTCACCGGAGCAGCGCGCGCGCGTGACGAAGGCTTTTCTTAAGATGAAGAAGTTCGACCTTGCAGCATTGCGCCAGGCCTATGAGGGTGAGTAGAGGGTAATTATAATATGGGAAATGCGGGGAGAGAGGCTCACCGCTTTTTTTGATGTGCGTTGAAGCGGGTGTTAGAAGCTGGCAACTGGTATGCTATAATAATAGAAATTACTCGAGCGGAGGTGTCCAAGATGCGATGGGTTGAAGTTCAGGAGCGTTTTCCGAATGAATGGGTCGTTCTTGAGGCGACTAAGGCCTACTCTAAGGAAGGCCAGCGCTATATTGAAGAGATGTCCGTGATTGATTCCTATGAGGATTCTACTCAAGCATTGAAGCGGTACAG
This region of Paenibacillus sp. FSL K6-1096 genomic DNA includes:
- a CDS encoding KGG domain-containing protein, which produces MAQNNQNDQKMSREEAGRKGGEATSRNHDREFYQEIGEKGGEARSRSNSGGSVGNSGDDGKMSREEAGRKGGEARARQRDNN
- a CDS encoding VOC family protein produces the protein MATIHQRIIPHIWYDKEAVAAAHFYASVFPESRVTNVTTLHDTPSGDCDQVSFEIWGQKFMGISAGPYFKLNPSVSFFVNFDPSRDENAAQQLDEIWDKLSEGGTALMPLGEYPFSKRYGWIQDRYGVSWQLILTNPEGEERPAIIPSLLFVGDQCGKAEEAMSFYQSVFNDTRQGLVARYPAGMEPDQEGTVMFADFMLENLWFTVMDSAHNHQFSFNEAISFMVKCDSQEEIDHYWDKLSAVPEAEQCGWLKDKFGISWQIVPGGMDEMMKQGSPEQRARVTKAFLKMKKFDLAALRQAYEGE